In Odontesthes bonariensis isolate fOdoBon6 chromosome 22, fOdoBon6.hap1, whole genome shotgun sequence, one genomic interval encodes:
- the c21h18orf32 gene encoding UPF0729 protein C18orf32 homolog: protein MVCIPCIVIPVLLWVYKRFLEPIIYPIISPFINTFWTKKAVQNTDTSDQKVSEKSNGTCKSESNGETTANGSTTAADKKTD from the exons ATGGTGTGCATTCCCTGCATTGTGATTCCAGTCCTGTTGTGGGTCTACAAGAGGTTCCTGGAGCCTATCATCTATCCCATCATTTCACCCTTCATTAACACATTCTGGACCAAAAAAGCGGTGCAGAATACTGACACGAGTGATCAGAAAGTCAGTGAAAAGAGTAATGGGACTTGCAAA TCTGAAAGCAACGGTGAGACCACTGCTAACGGATCTACTACGGCAGCGGACAAGAAGACAGACTGA
- the rad1 gene encoding cell cycle checkpoint protein RAD1 translates to MPLSTQSQSDDEQYVLVASMDNARNLSNILKAITFKDHAIFTATPNGLKVTVEDCKCLQANAFIQAEIFQEFTIKEDLVGFQINLTVLLDCLNIFGGSTVAGVSTALRMCYRGYGYPLTLFLEEGGVVTVCKINTQEPEELIDFEFCSTNVTNKVILQSESLKEAFSELDMTSEVLQITMSPSQPYFRLSTFGNSGNAHYDYSKDSDMMELFRCTKTQTNRYKMSLLKPSTKALALSCKVSVRTDNRGFLSLQYLVRNDDGQICFVEYYCCPDEDVEEE, encoded by the exons ATGCCTCTGTCCACACAGTCTCAGAGCGACGATGAACAATACGTTTTAGTAGCCAGTATGGATAATGCTCGCAATCTCTCCAACATACTGAAAGCCATCACCTTCAAGGACCATGCCATCTTCACAGCCACACCCAACGGCCTGAAGGTCACCGTGGAGGACTGTAAATGTTTGCAAGCCAATGCATTCATCCAG GCCGAGATCTTCCAAGAGTTCACCATAAAGGAAGATTTAGTGGGTTTTCAGATCAACCTCACTGTTCTCTTGGACTGTCTCAATATCTTTGGAGGAAGCACAGTAGCAG GAGTATCAACAGCCTTGCGGATGTGCTACAGAGGATATGGTTATCCTCTGACGCTGTTCCTGGAGGAGGGTGGTGTCGTGACTGTTTGCAAGATTAACACACAAGAACCAGAGGAGCTAATTGACTTTGAGTTCTGCAGCACAAACGTCACAAACAAG GTGatcctgcagtctgagagtcTGAAGGAAGCCTTCTCTGAACTGGACATGACCAGTGAGGTGCTACAGATCACCATGTCCCCCAGCCAGCCGTACTTCAG GTTGTCTACATTTGGGAACTCTGGAAACGCCCATTACGATTATTCCAAAGACTCGGACATGATGGAGCTGTTCCGGTGCAccaagacacaaaccaacag ATACAAGATGTCTCTGCTCAAACCGTCCACCAAAGCCTTGGCTTTGTCCTGCAAAGTCTCTGTGAGGACAGACAACAGGGGCTTTCTCTCCCTGCAGTACCTGGTCAGGAACGACGACGGACAGATCTGCTTCGTGGAGTATTATTGCTGTCCCGATGAAGACGTGGAAGAGGAATGA
- the bxdc2 gene encoding ribosome biogenesis protein BRX1 homolog has product MAAFKRKRGGEGPGGKKAKKVKFVADGGDTVAKVKQELIHEVTVPAPVSLGKWTNKERVLIFSSRGINFRTRHLMQDLRTMMPHAKADTKMDRKDKLFVVNEVCEIKNCNKCIFFEAKKKQDLYMWISNCPHGPSAKFLVQNIHTLAELKMTGNCLKGSRPLLSFDPKFDKEPQYALLKELFIQTFSTPRYHPKSQPFVDHVFTFTIADNRIWFRNYQIIEEDASLVEIGPRFVLNLMKIFQGSFGGPTLYANPDFQSPNLHRRELRLAAAAKVREKQMVKELQKMKRADAKENLDKDVTADVFVTPAEEKPVHIQTEAPEPKVMKKNKHKAFKRQRMQRARR; this is encoded by the exons ATGGCGGCATTCAAGAGAAAACGTGGAGGAGAGGGACCAGGTggcaaaaaggcaaaaaaggTTAAATTTGTTGCAGATGGAGGCGATACCGTGGCTAAAGTTAAACAGGAGTTGATACATGAAGTTACAGTCCCAGCACCGGTTTCGTTG GGTAAATGGACCAACAAGGAAAGGGTTCTCATCTTCTCCTCAAGAGGAATTAACTTCAGAACAAGACACTTGATGCAAGATCTGAGGACAATGATGCCTCATGCTAAAGCAG ATACAAAGATGGACAGGAAGGACAAGCTGTTTGTCGTTAATGAG GTGTGCGAAATCAAGAACTGCAATAAATGCATCTTTTTTGAAGCCAAGAAGAAGCAGGACCTCTACATGTG GATCTCAAACTGCCCTCATGGACCCTCTGCAAAGTTTTTGGTTCAGAACA TTCATACGCTGGCTGAACTCAAAATGACCGGAAACTGCCTGAAAGGATCCCGACCGCTGCTCTCCTTTGATCCT AAATTTGACAAGGAGCCACAGTACGCTTTACTGAAAGAGCTCTTCATCCAG ACATTTTCCACTCCACGCTACCATCCAAAAAGTCAGCCCTTTGTGGACCACGTCTTCACATTCACCATTGCAGACAACAGGATATGGTTTAGAAACTACCAG ATAATCGAGGAGGATGCCTCACTGGTGGAGATTGGGCCTCGATTTGTTCTTAACCTTATGAAGATCTTTCAGGGAAGCTTTGGAGGGCCCACACTCTATGCAAACCCAGACTTTCAGTCTCCTAACTTG CATAGACGAGAGCTCCGTCTGGCAGCAGCAGCCAAAGTGCGCGAGAAGCAGATGGTGAAGGAGCTCCAGAAGATGAAGAGGGCAGATGCGAAGGAGAACTTGGACAAAgatgttacagctgatgtcTTCGTCACCCCGGCTGAGGAGAAGCCTGTTCACATCCAGACAGAGGCACCCGAGCCAAAAGTGATGAAGAAGAACAAACACAAAGCTTTCAAAAGACAAAGGATGCAGAGGGCACGAAGATAA
- the dnajc21 gene encoding dnaJ homolog subfamily C member 21 isoform X1, with protein sequence MKCHYEILGVKIDAGDDELKKVYRKLALKWHPDKNLDNSEEAAEQFKLIQAAYDVLSDPQERAWYDNHREALLKGGLSGDYEDDSIDLLQYFTVTCYSGYGDDDKGFYTVYRNLFESIVKEEMEHRRVEDEEEEEEFPPFGDSLSDYDTVVHVFYGYWQSFCTRKNFAWKEEYDTRQASNRWEKRAMEKDNKKTRDKARKERNDLVRQLVAFVRKRDRRVQAHRKLVEEQNAEKIKKVEELRRQQKLKQAKLAEEYKEQSWAAMSELEKELQQMEAQYGKEFGDTSESEEEEVDMEKNSEEGGDAEQPDGDVLTIDDYDDLYCPACDKSFKSDKAMKNHGKSKKHREMVALLRQQLEEEEASLGLNLDGKEDAEEEDEEEEEEEEEEEKPRQKLSKKQKRKKKQQKVAQQSAPQEDEEKAAPATCEENAPEKSADPAEPAEPEQQEDDPPAEVKSSSGKTKGKKGGGKDKPKNIKSQSGEQFPEKQVDLRCVACDSEFPTRNKLFDHLKTSGHATLLSANAAHSSMSKSKKDKKKKR encoded by the exons ATGAAGTGTCACTATGAAATATTGGGCGTGAAAATAGATGCCGGAGACGACGAGCTGAAGAAAGTGTATCGGAAGCTAGCCTTGAAGTGGCATCCAG ATAAAAACTTGGACAATTCTGAGGAGGCGGCGGAGCAGTTCAAGCTTATTCAGGCAGCTTATGATGTGCTGAGTGATCCACAGGAGAGAGCCTG GTATGACAATCACAGGGAGGCTCTGCTGAAAGGAGGGCTGAGTGGGGACTATGAAGATGACAGCATTGACCTGCTGCAGTACTTCACGGTCACCTGCTACTCTGGATACGGAGATGACGATAAG GGCTTTTACACAGTTTACAGAAATCTTTTTGAGTCCATTGTTAAGGAGGAGATGGAGCACAGAAGGGTggaagatgaggaagaggaagaggagtttcctccctttggtgactCTCTGAGTGATTATGATACG GTAGTGCATGTGTTTTACGGCTACTGGCAGAGCTTCTGCACTCGCAAAAACTTTGCTTGGAAGGAGGAATATGACACGAGGCAGGCCTCCAACCGCTGGGAGAAAAGAGCCATGGAGAAGGACAACAAGAAGACCAGAGACAAGGCCCGGAAGGAGCGCAACGACCTGGTGCGGCAGCTGGTGGCTTTCGTCCGTAAACGCGATCGCCGCGTGCAGGCCCACAGGAAGCTGGTAGAGGAGCAGAATGCCGAGAAGATCAAGAAGGTGGAGGAGCTCAGACGGCAGCAGAAGCTCAAACAGGCCAA ACTGGCAGAGGAGTACAAGGAGCAGAGCTGGGCGGCCATGTCTGAACTTGAAAAAGAGCTGCAGCAGATGGAAGCTCAGTATGGAAAGGAGTTTGGAGACACATCTGAAAgcgaggaagaggaggtggaTATGGAGAAGAACAGTGAAGAGGGAGGAG atgcagagcagcccgATGGAGACGTCCTGACAATTGATGATTACGATGATCTGTACTGCCCAGCGTGTGACAAATCCTTCAAATCAGATAAAGC TATGAAAAACCATGGAAAGTCGAAAAAGCATCGGGAGATGGTGGCATTGCTACGGCAACagctggaggaagaagaggctTCCCTTGGTTTGAACTTAGATGGAAAGGAGGatgcagaggaggaggatgaggaggaggaggaggaggaggaggaggaggaaaagccGAGGCAAAA GTTGTCAAAAaagcaaaagaggaaaaagaaacaacagaaagTTGCACAA CAGAGCGCTCCGcaggaggatgaggagaaaGCCGCGCCGGCCACCTGCGAGGAAAATGCCCCTGAAAAGTCAGCTGACCCCGCAGAGCCTGCAGAGCCTGAGCAGCAGGAGGATGACCCTCCCGCAGAAGTCAAGAG CAGCTCTGGAAAGACGAAAGGAAAGAAGGGAGGAGGAAAAGATAAACCAAAGAACATCAAGTCGCAGTCTGGTGAACAGTTTCCTGAG AAACAAGTAGACCTACGCTGCGTGGCCTGCGACAGCGAGTTCCCCACAAGAAACAAGTTGTTCGACCACCTGAAGACCAGCGGCCACGCTACCCTGCTCTCTGCAAACGCTGCTCACAGCTCCATGAGCAAAAGCAAGAaggacaagaagaagaaaagataa
- the dnajc21 gene encoding dnaJ homolog subfamily C member 21 isoform X2 yields MKCHYEILGVKIDAGDDELKKVYRKLALKWHPDKNLDNSEEAAEQFKLIQAAYDVLSDPQERAWYDNHREALLKGGLSGDYEDDSIDLLQYFTVTCYSGYGDDDKGFYTVYRNLFESIVKEEMEHRRVEDEEEEEEFPPFGDSLSDYDTVVHVFYGYWQSFCTRKNFAWKEEYDTRQASNRWEKRAMEKDNKKTRDKARKERNDLVRQLVAFVRKRDRRVQAHRKLVEEQNAEKIKKVEELRRQQKLKQAKLAEEYKEQSWAAMSELEKELQQMEAQYGKEFGDTSESEEEEVDMEKNSEEGGDAEQPDGDVLTIDDYDDLYCPACDKSFKSDKAMKNHGKSKKHREMVALLRQQLEEEEASLGLNLDGKEDAEEEDEEEEEEEEEEEKPRQKLSKKQKRKKKQQKVAQQSAPQEDEEKAAPATCEENAPEKSADPAEPAEPEQQEDDPPAEVKSSGKTKGKKGGGKDKPKNIKSQSGEQFPEKQVDLRCVACDSEFPTRNKLFDHLKTSGHATLLSANAAHSSMSKSKKDKKKKR; encoded by the exons ATGAAGTGTCACTATGAAATATTGGGCGTGAAAATAGATGCCGGAGACGACGAGCTGAAGAAAGTGTATCGGAAGCTAGCCTTGAAGTGGCATCCAG ATAAAAACTTGGACAATTCTGAGGAGGCGGCGGAGCAGTTCAAGCTTATTCAGGCAGCTTATGATGTGCTGAGTGATCCACAGGAGAGAGCCTG GTATGACAATCACAGGGAGGCTCTGCTGAAAGGAGGGCTGAGTGGGGACTATGAAGATGACAGCATTGACCTGCTGCAGTACTTCACGGTCACCTGCTACTCTGGATACGGAGATGACGATAAG GGCTTTTACACAGTTTACAGAAATCTTTTTGAGTCCATTGTTAAGGAGGAGATGGAGCACAGAAGGGTggaagatgaggaagaggaagaggagtttcctccctttggtgactCTCTGAGTGATTATGATACG GTAGTGCATGTGTTTTACGGCTACTGGCAGAGCTTCTGCACTCGCAAAAACTTTGCTTGGAAGGAGGAATATGACACGAGGCAGGCCTCCAACCGCTGGGAGAAAAGAGCCATGGAGAAGGACAACAAGAAGACCAGAGACAAGGCCCGGAAGGAGCGCAACGACCTGGTGCGGCAGCTGGTGGCTTTCGTCCGTAAACGCGATCGCCGCGTGCAGGCCCACAGGAAGCTGGTAGAGGAGCAGAATGCCGAGAAGATCAAGAAGGTGGAGGAGCTCAGACGGCAGCAGAAGCTCAAACAGGCCAA ACTGGCAGAGGAGTACAAGGAGCAGAGCTGGGCGGCCATGTCTGAACTTGAAAAAGAGCTGCAGCAGATGGAAGCTCAGTATGGAAAGGAGTTTGGAGACACATCTGAAAgcgaggaagaggaggtggaTATGGAGAAGAACAGTGAAGAGGGAGGAG atgcagagcagcccgATGGAGACGTCCTGACAATTGATGATTACGATGATCTGTACTGCCCAGCGTGTGACAAATCCTTCAAATCAGATAAAGC TATGAAAAACCATGGAAAGTCGAAAAAGCATCGGGAGATGGTGGCATTGCTACGGCAACagctggaggaagaagaggctTCCCTTGGTTTGAACTTAGATGGAAAGGAGGatgcagaggaggaggatgaggaggaggaggaggaggaggaggaggaggaaaagccGAGGCAAAA GTTGTCAAAAaagcaaaagaggaaaaagaaacaacagaaagTTGCACAA CAGAGCGCTCCGcaggaggatgaggagaaaGCCGCGCCGGCCACCTGCGAGGAAAATGCCCCTGAAAAGTCAGCTGACCCCGCAGAGCCTGCAGAGCCTGAGCAGCAGGAGGATGACCCTCCCGCAGAAGTCAAGAG CTCTGGAAAGACGAAAGGAAAGAAGGGAGGAGGAAAAGATAAACCAAAGAACATCAAGTCGCAGTCTGGTGAACAGTTTCCTGAG AAACAAGTAGACCTACGCTGCGTGGCCTGCGACAGCGAGTTCCCCACAAGAAACAAGTTGTTCGACCACCTGAAGACCAGCGGCCACGCTACCCTGCTCTCTGCAAACGCTGCTCACAGCTCCATGAGCAAAAGCAAGAaggacaagaagaagaaaagataa
- the dnajc21 gene encoding dnaJ homolog subfamily C member 21 isoform X3, with protein sequence MKCHYEILGVKIDAGDDELKKVYRKLALKWHPDKNLDNSEEAAEQFKLIQAAYDVLSDPQERAWYDNHREALLKGGLSGDYEDDSIDLLQYFTVTCYSGYGDDDKGFYTVYRNLFESIVKEEMEHRRVEDEEEEEEFPPFGDSLSDYDTVVHVFYGYWQSFCTRKNFAWKEEYDTRQASNRWEKRAMEKDNKKTRDKARKERNDLVRQLVAFVRKRDRRVQAHRKLVEEQNAEKIKKVEELRRQQKLKQAKLAEEYKEQSWAAMSELEKELQQMEAQYGKEFGDTSESEEEEVDMEKNSEEGGDAEQPDGDVLTIDDYDDLYCPACDKSFKSDKAMKNHGKSKKHREMVALLRQQLEEEEASLGLNLDGKEDAEEEDEEEEEEEEEEEKPRQKLSKKQKRKKKQQKVAQSAPQEDEEKAAPATCEENAPEKSADPAEPAEPEQQEDDPPAEVKSSSGKTKGKKGGGKDKPKNIKSQSGEQFPEKQVDLRCVACDSEFPTRNKLFDHLKTSGHATLLSANAAHSSMSKSKKDKKKKR encoded by the exons ATGAAGTGTCACTATGAAATATTGGGCGTGAAAATAGATGCCGGAGACGACGAGCTGAAGAAAGTGTATCGGAAGCTAGCCTTGAAGTGGCATCCAG ATAAAAACTTGGACAATTCTGAGGAGGCGGCGGAGCAGTTCAAGCTTATTCAGGCAGCTTATGATGTGCTGAGTGATCCACAGGAGAGAGCCTG GTATGACAATCACAGGGAGGCTCTGCTGAAAGGAGGGCTGAGTGGGGACTATGAAGATGACAGCATTGACCTGCTGCAGTACTTCACGGTCACCTGCTACTCTGGATACGGAGATGACGATAAG GGCTTTTACACAGTTTACAGAAATCTTTTTGAGTCCATTGTTAAGGAGGAGATGGAGCACAGAAGGGTggaagatgaggaagaggaagaggagtttcctccctttggtgactCTCTGAGTGATTATGATACG GTAGTGCATGTGTTTTACGGCTACTGGCAGAGCTTCTGCACTCGCAAAAACTTTGCTTGGAAGGAGGAATATGACACGAGGCAGGCCTCCAACCGCTGGGAGAAAAGAGCCATGGAGAAGGACAACAAGAAGACCAGAGACAAGGCCCGGAAGGAGCGCAACGACCTGGTGCGGCAGCTGGTGGCTTTCGTCCGTAAACGCGATCGCCGCGTGCAGGCCCACAGGAAGCTGGTAGAGGAGCAGAATGCCGAGAAGATCAAGAAGGTGGAGGAGCTCAGACGGCAGCAGAAGCTCAAACAGGCCAA ACTGGCAGAGGAGTACAAGGAGCAGAGCTGGGCGGCCATGTCTGAACTTGAAAAAGAGCTGCAGCAGATGGAAGCTCAGTATGGAAAGGAGTTTGGAGACACATCTGAAAgcgaggaagaggaggtggaTATGGAGAAGAACAGTGAAGAGGGAGGAG atgcagagcagcccgATGGAGACGTCCTGACAATTGATGATTACGATGATCTGTACTGCCCAGCGTGTGACAAATCCTTCAAATCAGATAAAGC TATGAAAAACCATGGAAAGTCGAAAAAGCATCGGGAGATGGTGGCATTGCTACGGCAACagctggaggaagaagaggctTCCCTTGGTTTGAACTTAGATGGAAAGGAGGatgcagaggaggaggatgaggaggaggaggaggaggaggaggaggaggaaaagccGAGGCAAAA GTTGTCAAAAaagcaaaagaggaaaaagaaacaacagaaagTTGCACAA AGCGCTCCGcaggaggatgaggagaaaGCCGCGCCGGCCACCTGCGAGGAAAATGCCCCTGAAAAGTCAGCTGACCCCGCAGAGCCTGCAGAGCCTGAGCAGCAGGAGGATGACCCTCCCGCAGAAGTCAAGAG CAGCTCTGGAAAGACGAAAGGAAAGAAGGGAGGAGGAAAAGATAAACCAAAGAACATCAAGTCGCAGTCTGGTGAACAGTTTCCTGAG AAACAAGTAGACCTACGCTGCGTGGCCTGCGACAGCGAGTTCCCCACAAGAAACAAGTTGTTCGACCACCTGAAGACCAGCGGCCACGCTACCCTGCTCTCTGCAAACGCTGCTCACAGCTCCATGAGCAAAAGCAAGAaggacaagaagaagaaaagataa